In Cryptomeria japonica chromosome 1, Sugi_1.0, whole genome shotgun sequence, the sequence GCTAACATTGCAAGCCTTCCATTCTTTACTTCCTTAAGCTTCAACTCTTTCATGGCCTTCTCATCCTTTCCAAGTCCCAATGGATTGAACAGAGGGCCCCCAGGGTATGCAGGATTGCCTGAACCACCTAAGAACTTCTCCAATCCCAAGAAATATTGCTTCGACATTGACCCTGGCTTGTTGTAGTCTTGTAATCTTCTGTGCTCTGCAAATCCCATCAGAGCCATCTCTAGTACAAATAGTGTGTAAGGATCAGCCCAGTAGTTGTAAGTTCCAGCAGGAGGAATGACACCGGTACTGAACCAGGGAAGTGCTGTCTCTTGTGGAATTAGGCCCATCTTGCCCAAAATCTCAGGGGCAATGGCTCCAACTGCACCCAACATGGCATATCTCCCATTGATGATCTCTCCATAAACAAGCCAACTTGGTTCTATAAAGCCTCCAGGGCCTTCGGGGTCCATCAAGCCCAATGGATCAAATCCATAGTCACCAGGAAGGCTGAAATGATCCAGAGATCATCCATGAAACTTGAAAGAAAATCAGCATGTACCTTCTAATTAAGACCAATCTAAATAACCAAATTGAGAAAAAGGCTTGAGCATGTAAAGCAGATCCTAATCTTGAGTAACTCTTGAATTTTCACCCTTTTGGTAATAGGACAATGTATGATAAGAATTTGTTACAGATGGACAgagcaaaatgcaaaaaaaattcttAGATACGAACTCTTTACAGAAAGCACTGTACCATAGCAAAACATTTTCACAACTAGTATGCACAAATTCACTTCTTTTTTTCAGAATCTTCCAAAATATTCAGCAAAAGAAATTTTCATGGAGATGCTGAAATATGTCATTTTCAGATGGAGAAACAATAGAAATTTTGTATTCAACCAAGTTCAAAGACTACAACTCGTCTATACTCGGAGAAGCAGCTGATTTGCAAGCAAGCAGCAAGAATATTCAGGGTTGAAGCGGCTCACTATGTTTGACATTGGTTTATGATAGGCCATTTCTCCATTTTTATGGACTTTTATTGAATTGTTATTTGAATAGAAGTTGAATGATTTCAACCAAATAGAAATATAATTCTAGGGAAATTCATAGAGTTTTATAAGAGTGTCCTTACACTAATCAGACTTAGCCCGTCAGACAAACATGATGAACAACAAAAACATAATGGACAGCATTAATTTAAAATGCAGGCTATGCCAGCAAAAGGTCCAAGGTATGCAACATTAAACAGCTGGTTCCAAAGAACATGTAAGACTAATCTTCCGTCTCAACTCAGCTGTAACAAGTTTGATCTGATAAGTACACTATTGTTTGATACTAGGCTTTCATGAATCCAAATGCAATGGTCTCCTTAcatatagaaagattatatatccCAACAATAATGGTCTCCTTACATATAGAAAGATTATAGACCCCAACAATAATGGTATGACCTTAGCTTGACCTAGAACAGTATCCAGGAAAGCAAATCACCCTTAAAGTATCAAAACTGAGAATTAAATATGGAAAGAAACAGGACTCGGAATATCACCTGCCATCCAAGTAGGAAAGACTCTGCCTTGACGCAAACCAAAGCTGCCTGTCGCCTTGCTGTATTGAATACGAGAAAACTTTCAATCAAATTTAATACTACAGACATCCAATGCAAGCCTACAATAGAATTTTTGTATTAGCAAAACTAGTTGCATCTATCAATGTCTATCATGCAAACATATACATGAAACCATCGTtaaaaagaaattttgaaaccAATAAAACCACAACCTTCATAGCAGAGTAACTTCTGTGCAATTTGAAGAGTTAGGCAATGGAGGTTTATATATGAACTTCAAAACTAAGAAAACAAATTAAGACGTAATGGATGCTAAGTGTATTATTTATTTTCATGAGGGATGGGTTTTTGTGAACTATTATTCATGAAACATGAGTCAAtgaatttgactcaaaaactacacaattgaatcctgATAACAATATCATAACAATTGTGAATTCAAATTCACTCCCATAATTCAAACATGGTGGACAACTGTTTTAATATGCAAAGAAATTCAACTATGCACTGGGTCCATGCACATAATACATATTGAGGTTGCCCAATACAAGATACTGCAATAAAAACATTAAAAAGGGATATGTGCATGTACTATAATGGGAAACTGAAGAGGCCAGCTACAAGGTGAGGGTTCCATCTTTATTGAGTTGTGCTGTAGAGACAAACCAAGTATAATTCAACTCTCAGACACCATGAACATCAGTTCTTCAGTTGCTCTTTTATTCTCAAGCAGTGGTGCTTGAGAAACAAAATAGTctgcagaagaaaaagaaaaggaaaaagaagtaTTCAAAAATTTGCTACCAAGCCTATAGACCAAATTCATGATATTTATTTTGATGGAAACATGTCAGTATATATAGATGTCGGCATCTCTGTCTTTATATAGTGGATTACAATGAGTTGAGTAAGCATACATCTAAACTACAAGCCTCCTTCAGCTAAGCAGCCATGTGCAGAGGGATCCAGTCTGTCAAATTCATTCAAGGGTCGAACCTCGTCCGAACACACCTCTGGGAGTTTGAACCTTGATGATTTTGTCAATTAAGGGAAAAAAGCATAGCGCATGTTGGACAACAGAACTCTAAAGTTTTCTTTCAATCACAGACCAGATTATtaatgtaattttatttatttattattaagggGTAAAATCCATAGTCCTCCTTGCATAACAGATACATCATGCTGCCCCGTGAAGATAATACTAAAACCACTGCGAAGATAAATACAGACAGATCTTTTttctcactatatatatatatagttatacatAATGTAAGCATTGAAAGTACATTTTTTCTTTTCTGGCATTCATAATATAGCTGTTCAGAAAATGGTTTTCTGTGGCTATGAACTAATTCAAAAAATATAATTCTAGAAGATGGGTGTATACTATTTTAGTATTACCATCCTTTCAGATCCAATTATTCAAATTATGAACTGTTTCACTCAGTTCAGATATACAAAATGAAACATATATAACAATATGAAAATGAGCATATATAAGTAGTATATGTGGGTATTCAAACTAGATGTGCTTTTCAAAACACTCTATGAAGATTACTGAGCTCAATTAATGGTACAAACCCTGACTGGTTTATTTATATACCAATCTTATGGGTATATTTCCTGAGTGAATATATACACAAGAAATTTGTGtggatgtgtgtgtgtatatacacagaGAAGTGGGCATACAGTGAAACTTGTACCCACCTTGACTGGTTTGTCTGATGCAGCCCTGACGACAAAGGAAGCTCTCTTGGATGATGTAGAGTGGGGTTTAACCAAAGCTTTCCCTCCCAACAGCAGCTGTTTCCTGCCAAGCTCCCCTGCACCAGACAGTGATGAAGAAACCAAGGCCTTTGCTGCAATTCCAGCCATTTTAGCCCAAGTTTATTTTAGCAGAAGTGAGTGGTGCCCAATACACTAAATGAGTAATATTCTGATGAATGTAGAGGGTGGAAGCAATCCAGTTCAGGCCATTGCAATTATATGGATTTACTCCATCTGGATGGATAGAATTATAACAGCCAATAGAATGGCGGCAGAGAAAATACAGAGAGAGATAATTGGATAGGGAGTTTGAGGTTCTAGTTTGGATCTGGGGTCCAGATAGATCATTGTTGGCCACATATTGCTATAGGCCTTTCTTTGGAAATTTTAAAAAATCGTGGATTCAGGTCATGATCCATTTGTTTTTTCATTGGTTTTCTTGGCTTCCTTTTCTATGGTGTGTGATCCATGGgtaattaatttataaattctTCAATCTAAAATGGATAAAAATATATAAAcagttaaatatataaataaacttTTCTTAAGCTTATTTCAGGCTAATTTAATAAGCATAAATTAACTTAGACTAGTAATCAATCTAGTTGTGAGGTAATGAGAGGTAATGAGTATAAAAAAAAATGGGAATAGCAAATGATAAATTAAAAAAGTAAATGTGAAAGGTAAGGTATTCAATTTTAAGTATGAAGATGGTATTCAATTATTCTAGACGTTAAATTCTTGAATGGGTCAAGATTAAACATGAAGCTTAATAATTTTTACTTTACGTCAAAAGTAGAACAATCGGTCTACACTATGGAAGGTCAAGTTTGCGAGCTCAAGTCTTCTCCATGTATCCACATCTATCCTAAAATCCTTGGAAATGATCTAGCTCTATATGTACTTCTACTTCAAGATTCACTAATTTTGCCATTTACTTCGCTATCTAGATTGGTAGAATTTACAAATATCTTTGAAGGATTGTTAGAATCTCTAGGTTCACATTCTCCTAGATCGACCCTAAAATATGATAGATTGTATGGTCATGCCAAGGATTGAAAACAACAAGCTTCAAGCATGCAAATGCTATAGAATGATTATGTAGATTTATATTCCTTTTAGTGCTCAAAAGTAAATGCACTTAGCATGCTTTTGTGAATGATACGATCATATAAGATTTGATATAATCAAATAGGAATGGATGTGGAATGAATGcaattgaatgcctttaaatacaAGGACATATTAATAAATCACATAAATGTGTGTTTAACTGACTTCAGGTGGGAAAGGAATGGGTAGGAGCtagccaaaatttgaattttaaaaattcaaaggtCAAATCTATAGCCATGTGATTGATCTCATACCTACAAAAATGACTTGGGACACAAAAAAGGATGAAATTAAGGTACATGATGAATGCATTGGGATGGATGTGTGATTAGGCATAGTAAATTTATAAGTATGATGAATATGTATAAGAACATGTTTATATGTGGAATATGTGCAAGTAGGTGGGCAACAGTATTGCAAAAGGAGCTTGACTAAAAATTGCAACATCTATCAATATCTAAATggattaaataattttatcaaaATGGGTACAAAACTAAATAGAAAATTGCATAGGTATGCAAATTTCATCTATTACACTTTGCATCCACTTTGAGGTGCATGTGAATCCTAAAATGATCATGTATCTCAAATCATGTGGCACTCACAAATGTGCATGTAAAGTAATtatttaaacataaaaaatatatcttGTGTTTCATATAAAGTAATGGTCTTTATTGAATGTCATTATATAAGTCCATCCTTTACCATGCACGTTTAtgaaaaaaagaaggaaaatatgtCATTAGTAGCTTATGTAATCCAACTAGGAATATAAATAATTGCAAACCAAATTTACTTCATCAATTATAAGCAATAGAAAGGAGAGTGGAGAAAGTAGGGGTAGATATATTCCACCTATATAGAAAGTGGTAATGTTTTCCCTTACTTGGAAACCATGAGATGATAGAGCACATTGGGAACCAATATGTCATGTGCTAATGATGGGCCTCTATAAGAATTTGCAATTATCTGTAAAATCAACATGAGAGTGTTGTTAAAAAAATAAGCCCCTTCAATTGGTTGCATAGATAGGATGGAAGGAATTAAAGGAGACGGGGAAATGGTACATGCAATGCAAGTGTGAGATAAGCATGTGCATCATGTAAAGTAATAACAATATATAAATACATTGTGTGAGAAGAAGGTAAATTGTGTTGACTAATAATCATGGTAAGCACAAGGGTGTAGAAAATATTAAGAATTGAGATTGCCCCCCACATCGGAAAATGAAAGTGGTGAGGTGGTCCTCAATGACTAGGAACACTTGTGGAAGTATATCTAGGAGACTAGGAAAGGCATATGGATCTAATGGTTGCATGAGATTATAAAAGAGATCCCATAGGTCTCTAGCGCTAATGAAGGTGTTGACGTTGTAAAATAAGGTAAGCTAATATAAATGAACTTTTTTTAACCgagtatgcaaatttggaattctTATTATACCATAATTTGGTTAATCATAAATTAGATATGTAGAAATTtaattcaataaataataaattgaCACAATATAAGAttcaaacacataacaccaaatgtatgtGGAGAAATCCATTTATAGGAAAACTAAACCACCAAATAGAGCAAGAGTAAATTATTGATCCAAACAATGTGTTACATCAATACAACTTTCTTtctaatttgaaaatattcaagtaGCACCTATGTAACTATAAAATAACCATTAAATCTCTATCTAATTTGTTCAACATATAGAGAGAATCTAAGAGCAAAACCAGAAGTAATTTCCTAATAGAATGTACTTCCAAAGCAATGGTATCATGTAAAAACATACACACCTGCTCAAGGATATCATCTTATAAGAATGGGAAATATCGACAATGAACATCATTGGCTTGGAACTTCTTATGGACATACCTCTCAAAGACTAGTGTTCCATAATGGACTAGACAACTTACATGGAACCCACTTGATAAATGCAAAATATCTCACTTTTCCACCTAGAGTCTAAGAATGGGAAATTGGCACAAATAATCTCAAATCAATTTGCAACCATTGATATAATGTTCCACCTTCCCTCATATGCTACTACAACTAATATTCAATTCAAATAagagtaaataaaatattaatctCTTAACAACCTACATGGGCATCTAAGTACCCATTCCAATGTATTTAGATATTTGACATTATACATTAAATACTTATGATTAAATACCACACTATCCTAATATTCGATTCATTGCATGACATGTAAAACTTGGGGAAGGCTTCTTGTTGCTAGAATTGGGTATAGATTTAGTTATCTCAGAATCAAAATGCATAAGAACtgatcataaaaatataaaaatcacaACATGATAGAATAACAATAATTTGTACATGGGATGTAACATGGATATAAGAGAGTATGATCATATGAGAGCAAGAATTGGGTATATAAGGATACATTTCCAAGATAATAAAATGTAAAACTAATATGGGATAATAGGAGATGGAGTAACACATGTCCACAACATCTCTATCAAACTAAGAAAGTAAAAGTGCCTTTAGTAAATTTAACCAACTAGGTGTGAAAAGGTAATATAAATGTCCACACCAACaccaagtgcaacttagggaggaaAGAAAAGATTTAAAAGATTTAAAAATGGGTATTGATAATTAGGATTAATGAGATACCCATGTACAATGAAAACTTGCCCAAATGTCAACTACATTCATCCCAAGTACAAAATAGTCCCTCGCAAATAAAAGAAAGGGAAAACCCATAGGAAAAAACTCCTCCCAAAAAGAGATAAAACAAGAGAAGGATTGAGAAAACTACATAATAGATGTCCCTAAATGATTAGGAACATGAAAATAAAACTTGAAGAACTCTACTAAAGCACAAAGAAGATGAAAATAATTTCTATCTTGTTGAAATTAACAAACCTccattaaaatcaaattcaaagATGCATAAATTTACATGAGAGACCAAAATGacattgtagacactaaaaattggtcaATGCCTGTATCTCCTATTTTTAGTTCATATCATGCGCATAAGTCTTTACTAACCTAATTTTCCCATTTCTTCCCATTTTTGTCCAATTTGACCCAGTTTGACATAATCTGACTTAATTTAACCAAATTGAGGTTTATGATGTTAGTTTGACTAATTTGacctcttaggtttaattaattaattaaacccccttttactaacaattcttctaagtcctaaataaattaattaaataatttatttatttgtctcctttgtccattaattaaataaatttattttatttaattaactaattcataaatatgatcaataaataaataatcatatttatcttcctccaaaataaaggtaattaataaattttatttatcaattCATCTTTATCTACTTTTTATAAGGGGATaattaataaatctaatttattaattCTCTATTTATTCTCTCAAGTGAGGATATttcttgcttttctttaaaaaaaattattctttcgTTTTATCATCTtatatggagatatttaataatttttaattattaaatcttctcataaaatcctcctcattttcaaatttggaaactaatatctttccttgattttcaaaactcattctttttggcaatatc encodes:
- the LOC131071972 gene encoding photosystem I chlorophyll a/b-binding protein 3-1, chloroplastic encodes the protein MAGIAAKALVSSSLSGAGELGRKQLLLGGKALVKPHSTSSKRASFVVRAASDKPVKQGDRQLWFASRQSLSYLDGSLPGDYGFDPLGLMDPEGPGGFIEPSWLVYGEIINGRYAMLGAVGAIAPEILGKMGLIPQETALPWFSTGVIPPAGTYNYWADPYTLFVLEMALMGFAEHRRLQDYNKPGSMSKQYFLGLEKFLGGSGNPAYPGGPLFNPLGLGKDEKAMKELKLKEVKNGRLAMLAIVGYFIQGLVTGVGPFQNLLDHLADPVHNNVLTNLKITNFQSY